Proteins encoded within one genomic window of Pseudomonas cannabina:
- a CDS encoding class I SAM-dependent rRNA methyltransferase: MSSLNQALSVALDNRESLLAELHRQGTDCYRLFHGSQEGASGLTIDRYGPQLLVQSFHTRLERDALLELHAQVNVRLCLETLLVYNDRSQGNSRVDRQDAIYKADEAALADHVGHEWGLNYRVRGRHAGQDPLLFLDLRNTRGWVKQHSAGKSVLNLFAYTCGVGLSAAAGGASEVCNLDFAEGNLAVGRENGALNPQLPAMQFIQSDYFPAIRQLAGLPVAARRSQKLPSHVKLDQRQYDLVLLDPPAWAKSAFGTVDLLRDYQSLLKPALLTTADDGMLICCNNLAKVSMQDWREQVLRCASKAGRPVRDWQMMQPAADFPSKDGQPPLKTLILQL, translated from the coding sequence ATGTCTTCCTTGAATCAGGCGCTCAGCGTCGCCCTCGATAACCGTGAATCGCTGCTTGCCGAGCTGCATCGGCAAGGCACCGACTGCTATCGCCTGTTTCATGGCAGCCAAGAAGGCGCCAGCGGCCTGACCATCGACCGCTATGGCCCGCAATTGCTGGTGCAGAGTTTTCACACCCGCCTGGAGCGCGATGCGCTGCTGGAACTGCATGCGCAGGTCAACGTGCGCCTGTGTCTGGAGACGCTGCTGGTCTACAACGACCGCTCGCAAGGCAACTCGCGGGTAGATCGCCAGGACGCTATTTACAAGGCCGACGAAGCGGCCCTGGCCGACCATGTCGGTCACGAGTGGGGGCTTAATTATCGGGTGCGCGGGCGACATGCCGGGCAGGACCCGCTGCTGTTTCTCGACCTGCGCAACACGCGCGGCTGGGTCAAGCAGCACAGTGCGGGCAAGAGCGTGCTGAACCTGTTCGCCTATACCTGCGGCGTCGGTCTCAGCGCCGCAGCCGGTGGCGCGAGCGAAGTCTGCAATCTGGATTTTGCCGAGGGCAACCTGGCCGTGGGCCGCGAAAACGGTGCGCTCAATCCGCAACTGCCGGCCATGCAATTCATCCAGTCAGACTACTTCCCGGCCATCCGCCAACTCGCCGGCCTGCCGGTCGCCGCCCGCCGCAGCCAGAAGCTGCCCAGCCATGTAAAGCTCGATCAACGTCAATACGACCTGGTTCTACTCGACCCACCCGCCTGGGCAAAAAGCGCGTTCGGCACCGTCGATCTGTTGCGCGATTATCAGAGCCTGCTCAAGCCTGCACTGCTGACCACGGCAGACGATGGCATGCTGATCTGCTGCAATAATCTGGCAAAGGTCAGCATGCAGGACTGGCGCGAGCAGGTCCTGCGTTGCGCCAGCAA